From a single Sphingobium lignivorans genomic region:
- the desA gene encoding syringate O-demethylase, with protein sequence MAKSLQDVLDNAGNAVDFLRNQQTGPNVYPGVPAEYSNWRNEQRAWAKTAVLFNQSYHMVELMVEGPDAFAFLNYLGINSFKNFAPGKAKQWVPVTAEGYVIGDVILFYLAENQFNLVGRAPAIEWAEFHAATGKWNVTLTRDERTALRTDGVRRHYRFQLQGPNAMAILTDAMGQTPPDLKFFNMADIQIAGKTVGALRHGMAGQPGYELYGPWADYEAVHSALVAAGKNHGLALVGGRAYSSNTLESGWVPSPFPGYLFGEGSADFRKWAGENSYGAKCSIGGSYVPESLEGYGLTPWDIGYGIIVKFDHDFIGKEALEKMANEPHLEKVTLALDDEDMLRVMSSYFSDSGRAKYFEFPSAVYSMHPYDSVLVDGKHVGVSTWVGYSSNEGKMLTLAMIDPKYAKPGTEVSLLWGEPNGGTSKPTVEPHEQTEIKAVVAPVPYSAVARTGYADSWRTKKA encoded by the coding sequence ATGGCGAAAAGTCTTCAAGATGTGCTGGATAATGCCGGAAATGCAGTCGATTTCCTGCGCAACCAGCAGACCGGCCCGAACGTCTATCCCGGCGTCCCGGCAGAATATTCCAACTGGCGCAACGAGCAGCGCGCATGGGCCAAGACCGCCGTGCTCTTCAACCAGAGCTACCACATGGTCGAGCTGATGGTCGAAGGCCCCGACGCCTTCGCCTTCCTCAACTATCTCGGCATCAACAGCTTCAAGAACTTCGCGCCCGGCAAGGCCAAGCAGTGGGTTCCGGTGACGGCCGAGGGCTATGTCATCGGCGACGTGATCCTGTTCTATCTCGCCGAGAACCAGTTCAACCTCGTCGGCCGCGCGCCGGCCATCGAGTGGGCCGAGTTCCATGCCGCCACCGGCAAGTGGAACGTCACGCTCACCCGTGACGAGCGCACCGCGCTGCGCACCGACGGTGTGCGCCGCCACTATCGCTTCCAGCTGCAGGGCCCCAACGCCATGGCGATCCTGACGGACGCGATGGGCCAGACCCCGCCGGACCTCAAATTCTTCAACATGGCGGACATCCAGATCGCCGGGAAGACCGTCGGCGCGCTGCGTCACGGCATGGCCGGTCAGCCGGGCTATGAGCTCTACGGTCCTTGGGCGGATTATGAGGCGGTTCATTCGGCGCTGGTCGCGGCGGGCAAGAACCATGGGCTGGCACTTGTCGGCGGCCGTGCCTATTCGTCCAACACGCTGGAATCCGGCTGGGTGCCCTCGCCGTTCCCGGGCTATCTCTTCGGCGAAGGCTCGGCCGACTTCCGCAAGTGGGCCGGCGAGAACAGCTATGGCGCCAAGTGCTCCATCGGCGGTTCCTATGTGCCCGAGAGCCTGGAAGGCTATGGCCTGACGCCCTGGGACATCGGCTATGGCATCATCGTCAAGTTCGACCATGACTTCATCGGCAAGGAAGCGCTGGAGAAGATGGCGAACGAGCCGCACCTCGAGAAGGTAACGCTGGCGCTGGATGACGAGGACATGCTGCGCGTGATGAGCAGCTATTTCTCGGACTCCGGTCGTGCGAAATATTTCGAGTTCCCGAGCGCGGTCTATTCGATGCACCCCTATGACTCGGTGCTGGTCGACGGCAAGCATGTCGGCGTCTCGACCTGGGTCGGCTACTCGTCGAACGAGGGCAAGATGCTCACGCTGGCGATGATCGATCCCAAATATGCCAAGCCCGGCACGGAAGTCTCGCTGCTCTGGGGCGAGCCCAATGGCGGCACCTCCAAGCCGACCGTCGAGCCGCACGAGCAGACGGAGATCAAGGCGGTCGTGGCGCCGGTGCCGTACTCGGCTGTGGCACGCACGGGCTATGCCGACAGCTGGCGCACCAAGAAGGCCTGA
- a CDS encoding 2,4'-dihydroxyacetophenone dioxygenase family protein has product MNKPEVKMTAPPSQERKIVNVPELFPDLIAKHAHPGRFVHYDEKDSPWVPFGENAAIKHLLFDTRHNIYSNILWMKGPAVVGTHKHRGYVVMMCLEGSVHYLEYDWLATPGCFIYETPGEAHTLVTDHPEGCKLFGWMQGPNEFYDPEGNLVMTADVWWFMDHYESYCREHGIPLNPELYL; this is encoded by the coding sequence ATGAACAAGCCCGAGGTGAAGATGACGGCTCCTCCCAGCCAGGAGCGCAAGATTGTCAACGTTCCCGAACTTTTCCCGGACCTGATCGCGAAGCATGCCCATCCCGGGCGGTTCGTCCATTATGACGAGAAGGACAGCCCCTGGGTGCCCTTCGGCGAGAATGCGGCGATCAAGCACCTACTCTTTGACACCCGCCACAACATCTATTCCAACATCCTCTGGATGAAAGGGCCGGCCGTGGTCGGCACGCACAAGCACCGGGGCTATGTGGTGATGATGTGCCTGGAAGGCAGCGTCCATTATCTCGAATATGACTGGCTCGCGACGCCCGGCTGCTTCATCTACGAAACGCCCGGCGAGGCCCATACGCTGGTCACCGACCATCCCGAGGGCTGCAAGCTCTTCGGCTGGATGCAGGGCCCCAACGAGTTCTACGATCCCGAGGGCAATCTCGTCATGACCGCCGATGTCTGGTGGTTCATGGATCATTACGAGAGCTACTGCCGCGAGCACGGCATCCCGCTCAATCCCGAACTCTATCTCTGA
- a CDS encoding alcohol dehydrogenase catalytic domain-containing protein, whose protein sequence is MRAAIMQGLHKPLRVDTLPDPVPGEGELVVKVGRCGICGSDLHMTEDPGYGKGAGDVLGHEFAGEIVALGKGVTGLRTGDLVSVSPLRSCGHCAACRAGDVAWCAHFGLQAGGYAEYALTRPNQCVKLPDTLSLADGAIVEPLAVARHGIALSGIRAGDRVLVLGAGPIGLAVAFWARRAGAAAVIVQDIADWQRERALIMGATGFIVDRDDPVGAATRALGGPADIVFECVGVPGLIAQAVQQVRPRGTILLLGLCNQPDTFNSFAMLSKEIRLVTSAFFTQGEYEAALDALDRGAAEPRALVTETISLARTPEIFESLKRRTHQCKVMIAPGE, encoded by the coding sequence ATGCGCGCCGCCATCATGCAGGGCCTGCACAAGCCCCTTCGCGTGGATACGCTTCCCGATCCCGTGCCCGGCGAAGGCGAACTGGTGGTGAAGGTCGGCCGCTGCGGCATCTGCGGCTCCGACCTGCACATGACCGAGGACCCCGGCTACGGGAAAGGCGCAGGCGACGTGCTCGGCCACGAGTTCGCCGGCGAGATCGTCGCTCTGGGCAAGGGCGTCACCGGCCTGCGCACCGGCGACCTCGTCTCGGTGAGCCCGCTCAGGAGCTGCGGCCACTGCGCCGCCTGCCGGGCGGGCGATGTTGCCTGGTGCGCGCATTTCGGGCTGCAGGCAGGCGGTTACGCGGAATATGCGCTCACCCGCCCCAATCAGTGCGTGAAGCTCCCCGACACGCTGAGCCTTGCCGATGGCGCCATCGTGGAGCCGCTGGCCGTGGCGCGGCACGGCATTGCCCTGTCCGGCATCCGCGCGGGCGACCGGGTGCTGGTGCTGGGCGCCGGGCCGATCGGTCTGGCCGTGGCATTCTGGGCGCGCCGGGCAGGCGCGGCGGCCGTGATCGTGCAGGACATCGCCGACTGGCAGCGCGAGCGCGCGCTCATCATGGGCGCGACCGGCTTCATCGTCGACAGGGACGATCCGGTGGGTGCCGCGACCCGCGCGCTCGGCGGCCCGGCGGACATCGTGTTCGAGTGCGTCGGCGTGCCCGGCCTCATCGCGCAGGCCGTGCAGCAGGTTCGCCCACGCGGCACCATCCTGCTGCTTGGCCTGTGCAACCAGCCCGACACGTTCAACAGCTTCGCCATGCTTTCCAAGGAGATCCGGCTGGTCACCTCGGCCTTCTTCACGCAGGGCGAATATGAGGCGGCGCTTGACGCGCTGGACCGGGGCGCCGCCGAACCGCGCGCGCTCGTGACCGAAACGATCAGCCTCGCCCGGACGCCGGAGATCTTCGAAAGCCTCAAGCGCCGCACGCATCAGTGCAAGGTGATGATCGCGCCGGGCGAATAG
- a CDS encoding alpha/beta fold hydrolase: MSHSPSKAAPLLLLPGLICDARIWAPQAEALGAHHPVTAVAGYGEADSLGAMAEQVLAQAPERFAVVGHSMGGRVALEIIRRAPERVAGLGLISTGIHLPRPGEADGRFALLARGVEQGMDALIDAWLPPMVGEANRSRPGLMDMLWQMCSDAGLDMYERQMRALLARPEVESLLPTIRCPVLVATGADDAWAPPVQHEAIAAAIPGATLTIIPDAGHMVPVEQPAAMTRVLAAWLDAVQAAEKDRILNS, from the coding sequence ATGAGTCACTCGCCTTCCAAGGCAGCGCCCCTGCTGTTGTTGCCCGGCCTGATCTGCGATGCCCGTATCTGGGCACCGCAGGCCGAGGCCCTGGGCGCGCATCATCCGGTGACGGCGGTTGCGGGCTATGGGGAAGCGGACAGCCTTGGCGCCATGGCCGAGCAGGTGCTTGCACAGGCGCCGGAGCGCTTTGCCGTGGTCGGCCATTCCATGGGCGGCCGGGTCGCGCTGGAAATCATTCGCCGGGCCCCGGAGCGGGTCGCGGGCCTCGGCCTCATCAGCACCGGCATTCATTTGCCCCGGCCCGGCGAGGCCGATGGTCGCTTTGCCCTGCTGGCGCGCGGCGTGGAGCAGGGCATGGACGCCCTCATCGACGCATGGCTTCCCCCGATGGTCGGCGAGGCCAATCGCTCGCGCCCGGGCCTGATGGACATGCTGTGGCAGATGTGCAGCGATGCGGGTCTCGACATGTATGAGCGGCAGATGCGCGCCTTGCTTGCGCGCCCGGAAGTGGAAAGCCTGCTGCCGACCATCCGCTGCCCCGTGCTCGTGGCCACCGGCGCCGATGACGCCTGGGCACCGCCGGTGCAGCATGAAGCCATCGCCGCCGCGATTCCCGGCGCGACGCTGACGATCATTCCCGATGCGGGCCATATGGTCCCGGTCGAGCAGCCAGCGGCGATGACGCGCGTCCTCGCGGCCTGGCTGGATGCGGTGCAAGCCGCGGAAAAAGACAGAATCCTGAATTCCTGA
- a CDS encoding cupin domain-containing protein encodes MNLLHSLPPARNEEDFTDILARPGLRIERIVSHGQVTPPDAPYDQSHEEWVLLLAGAARLWLEDRGEVALEPGDSLLIPAHVRHRVIYTQADPPTIWLAVHLEG; translated from the coding sequence GTGAACCTGCTCCACTCCCTGCCCCCGGCGCGGAATGAAGAGGACTTCACGGATATCCTCGCCCGGCCCGGCCTGCGCATCGAGCGGATCGTCTCGCATGGCCAGGTCACGCCGCCCGACGCGCCCTATGACCAGTCCCACGAGGAATGGGTCCTGTTGCTTGCCGGCGCCGCGCGGCTGTGGCTGGAGGATCGCGGCGAGGTCGCGCTCGAGCCGGGCGACAGCCTGCTCATCCCGGCCCATGTCCGCCATCGCGTCATCTATACGCAGGCCGACCCGCCCACCATATGGCTTGCCGTCCATCTGGAGGGCTGA
- a CDS encoding NAD(P)-dependent alcohol dehydrogenase yields the protein MTTTTRAAICYGAEKPFSIEDVTLDDPREDEVLVRIHACGICHTDMAARDSQIPTPLPMVLGHEGAGVVEKVGAAITHVKPGDRVIMSFNSCGHCPSCAIDRPTYCYNFVPENWTGKRADGSATAHQDGGDVNANFFGQSSFAAHALAHARNVVKVPESAAAIPLATLAPLGCGLMTGAGAVLRSMNVRAGMPIAVFGSGAVGLAAVMAAKIAGANPIIAVDVHDNRLALAREMGATHSINGRTQDSVEEIRRISPQGLAYAFDTTGLKSIIEQAFGLLLPLGVLGLVGASGPAEMLSFNESSLMGGGKRVIGILGGDSDLQTFLPELIEHHLAGRFPHERLIRTFPFSQINEAFHAGESGEVVKPVLVMED from the coding sequence ATGACCACGACCACCCGCGCCGCCATCTGCTATGGGGCGGAAAAGCCCTTCTCCATAGAGGATGTCACGCTGGACGATCCGCGCGAGGACGAAGTTCTGGTGCGCATCCACGCCTGCGGCATCTGCCATACCGACATGGCCGCGCGCGACAGCCAGATCCCGACACCGCTGCCGATGGTGCTGGGCCATGAGGGCGCGGGCGTGGTCGAGAAGGTCGGTGCGGCCATCACGCATGTGAAGCCGGGCGACCGCGTCATCATGAGCTTCAACAGTTGCGGCCATTGCCCCTCCTGCGCCATCGACCGGCCGACTTACTGCTATAATTTCGTGCCGGAGAACTGGACCGGCAAGCGCGCCGACGGGAGCGCGACCGCGCATCAGGACGGGGGGGACGTCAACGCCAATTTCTTCGGCCAGTCGTCCTTCGCCGCGCACGCGCTGGCTCATGCCCGCAATGTGGTGAAAGTGCCCGAGAGCGCGGCCGCTATTCCCCTCGCGACGCTGGCACCGCTGGGCTGCGGGCTGATGACCGGTGCGGGCGCCGTGCTGCGCAGCATGAATGTGCGCGCGGGCATGCCGATCGCCGTCTTCGGATCGGGCGCGGTGGGCCTCGCGGCGGTGATGGCGGCCAAGATCGCCGGGGCGAACCCGATCATCGCCGTCGACGTGCATGACAATCGCCTTGCCCTCGCCCGCGAGATGGGCGCGACGCACAGCATCAACGGCAGGACGCAGGATTCCGTCGAGGAGATCCGCAGGATCAGCCCGCAGGGTCTCGCTTATGCCTTCGACACGACGGGCCTCAAGTCCATCATCGAGCAGGCCTTCGGGCTGCTGCTCCCGCTCGGTGTGCTGGGCCTTGTCGGCGCGTCGGGCCCTGCGGAAATGCTGAGCTTCAACGAATCCAGCCTGATGGGCGGCGGCAAGCGGGTGATCGGCATCCTCGGCGGCGATTCCGATCTCCAGACTTTCCTGCCGGAGCTGATCGAGCATCATCTCGCGGGCCGCTTCCCGCACGAGCGCCTGATCCGCACCTTCCCCTTCAGCCAGATCAACGAGGCTTTCCACGCCGGCGAGAGCGGCGAAGTGGTGAAGCCCGTGCTGGTGATGGAAGACTGA
- a CDS encoding IclR family transcriptional regulator, translating to MIQKVDSSSVKSATRTLDILEFVVGCGRAVSAAEIAAALAIPVSSLSYLLGTLVERGYLTRNGRLHLPGPALARLGAGERSATLAERVYPVVRSVSLQLNETASFFVRHGHEMEAITGEVAPQALRYTIEVGRPVPLHAFAAGKAILATFDETELNAYFAASRRDAFTAHTLTSEGDLRRELAAIARTGTARTIEEYTPGIIGIGRAVISGGQLLGAISVAIPAARTTPQLEERAIQMLQRAAEALGDR from the coding sequence ATGATCCAGAAGGTGGACTCGTCGTCGGTCAAGTCGGCGACGCGCACGCTCGATATCCTCGAGTTCGTGGTCGGCTGCGGCCGGGCCGTCAGCGCCGCCGAGATCGCCGCGGCCCTCGCGATCCCGGTGAGCAGCCTCTCCTATCTGCTCGGCACGCTGGTCGAGCGGGGCTATCTCACCCGCAACGGCCGCCTCCATTTGCCGGGACCGGCGCTTGCGCGCCTCGGCGCCGGGGAACGCAGCGCGACACTGGCGGAGCGCGTTTATCCCGTCGTCCGCTCGGTCTCGCTGCAGCTCAACGAGACGGCCTCCTTCTTCGTGCGGCATGGTCATGAGATGGAAGCCATCACCGGCGAAGTCGCGCCGCAGGCCTTGCGCTATACGATCGAGGTAGGGCGGCCCGTGCCGCTCCATGCCTTCGCGGCCGGCAAGGCCATTCTCGCGACGTTCGACGAGACGGAGCTGAACGCCTATTTCGCCGCCAGCCGCCGCGATGCCTTCACGGCCCACACGCTGACCAGCGAGGGCGATCTGCGCCGGGAACTGGCCGCCATCGCCCGCACCGGCACCGCCCGCACCATTGAGGAATATACCCCCGGCATCATCGGCATCGGCCGCGCGGTCATTTCCGGCGGGCAATTGCTGGGCGCGATCAGCGTGGCGATCCCTGCCGCACGCACGACACCGCAGCTCGAGGAACGGGCCATCCAGATGCTCCAGCGCGCCGCCGAGGCGCTTGGCGACCGCTGA
- a CDS encoding VOC family protein, whose protein sequence is MLIKRLDHVNIRTRDLPPVVAFYRDILELEERDPPSNLDRTMVRWMYDHKDDPIVHISTPGALSEHGIYDNITGTTGGLDHVAFQCVGLAPLVERLKKHGVPWRENRVDVIKMTQVFLHDPTGVQIELNVFDEDPGP, encoded by the coding sequence GTGCTCATCAAACGGCTCGATCACGTCAATATCCGCACGCGTGACCTGCCGCCGGTCGTCGCTTTCTATCGCGACATACTGGAGCTGGAGGAACGCGACCCGCCATCCAATCTCGACAGGACGATGGTGCGGTGGATGTACGATCACAAGGATGACCCGATCGTCCACATCAGCACGCCCGGCGCGCTCAGCGAGCATGGCATCTACGACAATATCACCGGGACGACCGGCGGGCTCGATCATGTCGCCTTCCAGTGCGTGGGCCTCGCGCCCCTCGTAGAGCGGCTGAAGAAGCATGGCGTGCCCTGGCGCGAGAACCGGGTGGACGTCATCAAGATGACGCAGGTGTTCCTGCACGATCCCACCGGCGTGCAGATCGAACTCAATGTGTTCGACGAGGATCCCGGCCCTTGA
- a CDS encoding DUF4169 family protein, which yields MAEIINLRMARKAKKRADAAQQAAENRAKFGRTKERKQQERMEAERAARTIESARREGPAVEDSPREDD from the coding sequence ATGGCCGAGATCATCAATCTGCGCATGGCCCGCAAGGCGAAGAAGCGCGCCGACGCCGCGCAGCAGGCGGCCGAGAACCGGGCGAAGTTCGGGCGGACGAAAGAGCGCAAGCAGCAGGAACGCATGGAAGCCGAGCGCGCTGCCCGCACGATCGAGAGCGCACGACGCGAAGGCCCTGCCGTCGAGGATTCCCCGCGCGAGGACGACTGA
- a CDS encoding SDR family NAD(P)-dependent oxidoreductase → MVSHPPKALEQFDIAGRSAIVTGAASGIGLAYAETMAEAGARVTLTDVDGAAAEREAARLRAEGYDARAAQLDVSDRARTTQVFDEHEAAYGGLDIAFANAGVGIGPGFWDPNGHRAPDGQVDSYNPEYWDRIIAINLTGAYNTMRDAVRLMKKGGKGGSIIATSSNAAVICEAIVPLPYMPAKAGVSHMVKHLAFELAEYHIRVNAILPGPFVTNIADGSLKDPVVRAAWDKSTPMGRIAEPYQIKPLALYLASDASSYVTGAQMLIDGGMALGKFH, encoded by the coding sequence ATGGTGAGCCATCCTCCCAAAGCGCTCGAACAGTTCGACATTGCCGGCCGCAGCGCCATCGTGACCGGCGCCGCCTCCGGCATCGGCCTTGCCTATGCCGAGACCATGGCCGAGGCCGGCGCCCGCGTGACACTGACCGATGTGGACGGCGCGGCGGCGGAGCGCGAGGCGGCGCGGTTGCGCGCGGAAGGATATGATGCACGCGCCGCGCAGCTCGACGTCTCCGACCGGGCGCGCACTACGCAGGTGTTCGACGAGCACGAAGCGGCCTATGGCGGGCTCGATATCGCTTTCGCTAATGCGGGCGTAGGCATCGGACCCGGCTTCTGGGACCCCAACGGCCACCGCGCCCCGGACGGTCAGGTGGACAGCTACAATCCCGAATATTGGGACCGGATCATCGCCATCAATCTCACCGGCGCCTACAACACGATGCGCGACGCCGTCCGGCTGATGAAGAAGGGCGGCAAGGGCGGATCGATCATCGCCACCTCGTCCAACGCGGCGGTCATCTGCGAAGCGATCGTCCCCCTGCCCTACATGCCCGCCAAGGCCGGCGTCAGCCACATGGTGAAGCATCTCGCCTTCGAGCTGGCGGAATATCATATCCGGGTGAACGCCATCCTGCCCGGCCCCTTCGTCACCAACATCGCCGATGGCTCGCTCAAGGACCCGGTTGTGCGCGCGGCGTGGGACAAGTCGACGCCGATGGGCCGCATCGCCGAACCCTACCAGATCAAGCCGCTCGCGCTCTATCTCGCCTCGGATGCATCGAGCTACGTCACGGGTGCACAGATGTTGATTGACGGCGGCATGGCGCTGGGGAAATTCCACTAG
- a CDS encoding 3-keto-5-aminohexanoate cleavage protein gives MAKTFITCAITGASPMPKHPNFPFRPEHVAQEALDAAAAGASIIHVHVRNGADGTPSQELEDYRKVVGLIREKNTDVILNVTTGPGCMWFPKSAEEPAVPDMEKTLMFTAERRIEHILELKPDMCTLDICTMNLWGGIAMNLEMIVGKMGTMLQDAGVLTEIECFEAGDFVFADDLMAKGLIPKNSPFTFVLGTKYGLPATPEAMMYSRNQIPRGAHFTGFGVSRHSFPMAAQSVLLGGHMRVGFEDTIYLRKGMLANSNAELVEWGADIVNKLGGEVASPGETREMLGLKS, from the coding sequence ATGGCCAAGACCTTCATCACCTGCGCGATCACCGGCGCCTCCCCGATGCCCAAGCATCCCAATTTCCCCTTCCGCCCGGAGCATGTCGCGCAGGAAGCGCTGGACGCGGCGGCGGCCGGCGCCTCGATCATCCATGTCCATGTGCGTAACGGCGCGGACGGCACGCCGAGCCAGGAGCTTGAGGATTATCGCAAGGTCGTGGGCCTCATCCGCGAGAAGAACACCGACGTGATCCTGAACGTCACCACCGGGCCCGGCTGCATGTGGTTCCCCAAGAGCGCCGAGGAGCCGGCCGTGCCGGACATGGAAAAGACGCTGATGTTCACCGCCGAGCGGCGCATCGAGCATATCCTTGAGCTCAAGCCGGACATGTGCACGCTCGACATCTGCACGATGAACCTGTGGGGCGGCATCGCGATGAACCTGGAGATGATCGTCGGCAAGATGGGCACCATGCTGCAGGATGCAGGCGTGCTCACCGAGATCGAGTGTTTCGAGGCGGGGGATTTCGTTTTCGCCGACGATCTGATGGCCAAGGGCCTCATCCCGAAGAACTCGCCCTTCACCTTCGTGCTCGGCACGAAATACGGCCTGCCCGCCACGCCCGAGGCCATGATGTATTCCAGGAACCAGATCCCGCGCGGCGCGCACTTCACCGGCTTCGGCGTCTCGCGGCACAGCTTCCCCATGGCCGCGCAGTCCGTGCTGCTCGGCGGGCATATGCGCGTCGGCTTCGAGGACACGATCTACCTGCGCAAGGGCATGCTCGCGAACAGCAATGCCGAGCTGGTCGAATGGGGCGCGGACATCGTGAACAAGCTGGGCGGCGAAGTGGCCAGCCCGGGCGAGACGCGCGAGATGCTCGGCCTCAAGAGCTGA
- the mdlC gene encoding benzoylformate decarboxylase, with translation MTARGLTVEKPARAEGPTVRDAVMTLLRDLGMTTLFGNPGSTELPLFRDMPQDFRYILGLQESVVVGMADGFAQMSGNAAFVNLHSSAGTGHALGNIFTAFRNQTPLVITAGQQARSIFPYDPFLYAERATEFPQPFVKWTCEPARAEDVPLAILRAYHMAMQAPRGPVFVSVPIDDWDRACTPIDVSTVSQDVMASPALIGAAAEALDKARSPVIVAGAGVGRENARAALAKLAEAHKARVFVAPMAARAVFPEDHPLFAGFLPASREAVVSALKGHDLVLVLGAPVFTYHVEGFGPYVPEGASLIQIVDDPSVAARTPVGTAIIGNVADAIARLSAATSPAPPRAVPDAALPAPNVVGSGTAIEEALLMQQLATLRPKGIIISEEAPSTRGPMHDHFPIRLEDEFMATASGGLGFALPAAVGAAIAQPDRTVLCLLGDGSSMYSIQGLWTAAEMGLDVRFLIVNNGGYAALDQFGALFDIEVVGSKLPGLDFVKIAEGMGVPGARVSTVDALDEAIRELFAGKGPRLLEVVVQRPA, from the coding sequence ATGACGGCACGCGGTCTGACGGTGGAAAAACCAGCACGGGCAGAAGGCCCCACGGTGCGCGATGCAGTGATGACCCTGCTGCGTGATCTCGGCATGACCACCCTGTTCGGCAATCCCGGCTCCACCGAGCTTCCGCTGTTCCGCGACATGCCGCAGGACTTCCGTTATATCCTCGGCCTGCAGGAAAGCGTCGTCGTCGGCATGGCCGATGGCTTCGCGCAGATGAGCGGCAATGCCGCCTTCGTGAACCTGCACAGCTCGGCCGGCACGGGCCATGCGCTGGGCAATATCTTCACCGCCTTTCGCAACCAGACGCCGCTGGTCATCACCGCCGGGCAGCAGGCGCGCAGCATCTTCCCTTACGACCCATTCCTCTATGCCGAGCGCGCCACGGAATTTCCGCAGCCCTTCGTCAAATGGACCTGCGAACCGGCCCGTGCGGAAGACGTGCCGCTCGCCATCCTGCGCGCCTATCACATGGCAATGCAGGCACCGCGCGGCCCGGTGTTCGTCTCCGTGCCCATCGACGATTGGGATCGCGCCTGCACGCCCATCGACGTCTCGACCGTATCGCAGGACGTGATGGCCTCGCCCGCGCTGATCGGCGCGGCTGCTGAAGCGCTGGACAAGGCAAGGTCGCCGGTCATCGTGGCTGGCGCGGGCGTGGGCCGCGAGAATGCGCGCGCCGCGCTCGCCAAGCTCGCCGAGGCGCACAAGGCGCGCGTCTTCGTCGCCCCGATGGCCGCGCGCGCCGTGTTCCCGGAGGATCACCCGCTGTTCGCCGGTTTCCTCCCGGCCTCGCGCGAGGCTGTCGTCTCCGCGCTCAAGGGGCATGATCTGGTGCTGGTGCTCGGCGCGCCCGTCTTCACTTATCATGTCGAGGGCTTCGGCCCCTATGTGCCCGAGGGAGCCTCGCTCATCCAGATCGTCGATGACCCGTCGGTCGCCGCCCGCACGCCGGTGGGCACGGCCATCATCGGCAATGTCGCCGACGCCATTGCCCGGCTGAGCGCTGCCACAAGCCCCGCCCCGCCGCGCGCCGTGCCGGACGCCGCTCTTCCCGCGCCCAATGTGGTGGGCAGCGGAACGGCCATCGAGGAAGCATTGCTGATGCAGCAACTCGCGACGCTGCGCCCGAAAGGCATCATCATCAGCGAGGAAGCGCCCAGCACGCGCGGGCCGATGCACGATCATTTCCCGATCCGGCTCGAAGACGAGTTCATGGCGACGGCAAGCGGTGGCCTGGGCTTCGCGCTGCCGGCCGCGGTCGGCGCGGCGATCGCGCAGCCCGATCGCACGGTTCTCTGCCTGCTTGGCGACGGATCGTCCATGTATTCGATCCAGGGGCTGTGGACGGCTGCCGAGATGGGCCTCGACGTGCGCTTCCTGATCGTCAACAATGGCGGCTATGCCGCGCTCGACCAGTTCGGCGCGCTGTTCGACATCGAAGTGGTGGGAAGCAAGCTGCCCGGCCTCGATTTCGTGAAGATCGCCGAGGGCATGGGCGTGCCGGGCGCGCGTGTCTCGACCGTCGATGCGCTCGACGAGGCGATCCGGGAACTGTTCGCCGGAAAGGGTCCGCGACTGCTCGAAGTCGTGGTCCAGCGCCCGGCATGA